One part of the Alligator mississippiensis isolate rAllMis1 chromosome 3, rAllMis1, whole genome shotgun sequence genome encodes these proteins:
- the ST3GAL1 gene encoding CMP-N-acetylneuraminate-beta-galactosamide-alpha-2,3-sialyltransferase 1 translates to MRRRHLKMFSFLFVFIAAMSFFLNYNHYEAMVTWAPQQIVMQFSEQFKKLMKHPRRPCSCKACVSELGLSLWFDERFNQTMQPLLTTQNTLISPDSYKWWLKLQGEKNPKNINETIKELFETISGDGNQLQERSSSMCRRCAVVGNSGNLRQSHYGQDIDSHDFVLRMNRAPTVGFESDVGSKTTHHFVYPESFKELPENVSMIVIPFKTLDLRWVVSALTTGTINHTYVPVPRKIKVKKEKILVYHPDFLKYVFDHWLQRHGRYPSTGILSVVFALHVCDEVNLYGFGANSKGHWHHYWENNPSAGAFRQTGVHDGDFESNITSTLAAVNKIRLFKGR, encoded by the exons ATGAGGAGGCGGCATCTGAAAATGTTCTCATTCCTCTTCGTGTTCATAGCGGCGATGTCGTTCTTCCTGAACTACAATCACTATGAGGCCATGGTCACCTGGGCCCCCCAGCAGATTGTTATGCAGTTTTCGGAGCAGTTCAAAAAACTGATGAAACACCCCAGGAGACCCTGCAGCTGCAAGGCATGTGTGTCTGAGCTGGGACTTTCCTTGTGGTTTGATGAGAGGTTTAATCAAACTATGCAACCTCTCTTGACCACCCAAAACACCTTGATTTCTCCAGACAGCTACAAGTGGTggctg AAACTGCAAGGAGAGAAAAATCCTAAGAATATTAATGAAACCATCAAGGAGCTGTTTGAGACCATTTCGGGCGatggcaatcagctgcaggagAGAAGCTCTTCCATGTGCAGAAGGTGTGCCGTTGTGGGGAACTCCGGGAACCTCCGGCAGTCTCATTACGGCCAAGACATAGACAGCCATGACTTTGTGCTCAG GATGAACCGTGCTCCCACTGTTGGGTTTGAATCGGACGTCGGGAGCAAAACGACCCATCACTTCGTTTACCCCGAGAGCTTCAAAGAACTGCCAGAAAATGTCAGCATGATTGTCATCCCCTTCAAGACCCTGGACCTGCGCTGGGTTGTCAGCGCTCTCACCACAGGCACCATCAACCA CACGTATGTTCCAGTTCCTCGCAAAATcaaagtgaagaaagaaaag ATCCTGGTCTATCACCCAGATTTCCTCAAGTATGTGTTTGACCACTGGCTGCAGCGCCATGGAAGATACCCCTCCACAGGCATCCTGTCAGTCGTATTTGCTCTGCACGTCTGTGATGAG GTGAATTTGTACGGTTTCGGTGCAAACAGCAAAGGGCATTGGCATCACTACTGGGAGAACAACCCATCAGCAGGGGCTTTCCGACAAACCGGAGTCCACGATGGGGATTTTGAATCCAATATAACTTCGACTCTTGCTGCTGTTAACAAAATACGTCTTTTCAAGGGCAGATGA